Sequence from the Streptomyces peucetius genome:
CGAGGAACACGAGAGTGCCGAGGCCCATGTGGCCCCACTCGTAGTTCTCGTCGCGGAAGGCCAGCACCGTGTCGTAGGTGAGGATCCCGGCGACCGGCACGGCCGCGTAGAAGAAGTACCGGTGGATGTTCTGCAGGATCAGCGGGAAGCGGGTCTCGCCGGTGTACTTCTTGTGCGGCTCGGCGACGGCGCAGGCCGGGGGAGAGGCCCAGAAGCCCCGGTAGTAGGCCTTGCGGTAGTAGTAGCAGGTCAGCCGGAAGCCGAGCGGGAAGATCAGGATCAGCAGCGCGGGGGAGAGCCCCCACCAGCTGCCGAAGATCTCCCAGTTGGGCCCCGCGCGCATCGGTTCGCAGTTCTCCGCCAGACAGGGCGAGTAGAACGGTGAGACGTACGGCGCCGCGTAGTAGTCGTCGTTCGCGAAGGCCCGCCATGTCGAGTAGACGATGAAGGCGAGCAGCCCGGCGGCGGTCAGGGCCGGGGCCAGCCACCAGCGGTCCGTCCGCAGATGGCCGGGGGCGATGGTGGCTCGCGTGGCCTCGTGCACGCCCGTATTGACGTGGGGTGGTTCGGTACCAGTGGCCAACGAAGGCTCCGGGTGGAGTGGGATCGGAGTGTGGACCCGGCCGGCGGCCTCACCGGCCTGCTACGGGCCGGTCCTGCCGTCCGGGCCGGTCAGGGCGCGTGCCGGTCGCGGACTCCCAGCCCCTCGTCGTCGGAGTCCGTCCACAGGGCGTTGTCGTACGGGGCGTCCGGGATGGTGACCAGTTCGGTGCGGGCCGTGGCGGCCCGAGAGGGGGCGGGCGTGACCGGGCCGGAGGCACGCAGCCGGTCGACGGTCTGCTCCAGTTCTCCGACGCGTCGGACCAGCTCGTCGAGACGGCTCTGGACCGCCGCCAGATCTTCCTGGTGTGACATGACTTGCCCTCACTTCCGCAGGGTGCGGTGGCGTCGTTCATGCGCCTGCGAGTGTCGCGCGTCACATCCCCCTTGTGAAGGGGACGTACGGGCATTCCCGGCGCACGCGCTACCAGCGCGCCCCTTGTGGTGGTTGTCTCACTCCCCCCATATTCGCCCTTTGTGTCCGGTTGTGCGGCGTTCCGGGTTCCCCCGCACGGGTGGCCTTGGCGCCGCGCCCGCCGCGCCTCCGTCCGGCGCGGCGCCCGCTCCACTTCAGTGAGGGGAATCGGTGTGATCATCTCTAAATTCGACGAAACAGGACGAAGAGGTACAAGCCATGTCCCAGGTCGAAGCCCCCCGCGGGCGGACATGCTCCCGAAGGCTCCGCCCCGTCGCACTGCTCGCGAGCGGAGTGCTGGTACTCCCCGTTCTCGCCGGCTGCAGCTCGGGTGAGGAGCAGAGCCGGGGGAAGCCCCCGGCCCAGGACATCTCGCCCGCCGATCGCGACCTCGTCGAGGACGGAGGCACCCTGCGCTGGGCCGTCGACGCGATGCCCGCCACCCTCAACACCTTCCAGGCCGACGCGAACGCCACCACGAGCCGGATCGCCGGCGCTGTGCTGCCCGCCCTCTTCGTCCTCGACGAGAACGGGCAGCCGCAGCGCAATCCGGACTATCTGGAATCGGCCGAGACCGTCGAGCGCGAGCCCAAGCAGGTCGTGCTCTACAAGCTCAACCAGCAGGCCGTGTGGAGCGACGGCCGCGAGATCGGCGCGCCCGACTTCCTCGCCCAGTGGCGCGCCCTGAGCGGAAAGGATTCCTCGTACTGGACGGCCCGCAACGCCGGGTACGACCGGATCCAGAAGATCGAGCGCGGCGCGAGCGACCTCGAGGTCAAGGTGACCTTCACCAAGCCCTACGCGGACTGGCGGTCGCTGTTCACGCCGCTCTACCCCAAGGACGTGACGGGGACCCCGGACTCCTTCAACGACGGCGCCCGCACCGAGCTCAAGGCGACGGCCGGCCCCTTCCGGATCTCCGGGATCGACCGTGAGGCCGCCACGACGACCCTGGTGCGCAACCCCCGCTGGTGGGGGGACCGGCCCAAGCTCGACAAGCTGGTCCTGACGGCGGTCCCGCGCGACAAGCGCGTCACCGCCCTCGCCGCCGAGCAGATCGACCTGGCGGACATCGACCCGTCGGCGGCGGAACGAATCTCCTACGCGGTGAAGGACGCCGGACGCGGCGGCCGCCCGCTCGCCTACGGTCCCGCCGCCACCGCCCCGTCCGCCGCGCTGAAGTCCTGGGCCCTGGCCCACGGCTCCGACGAGGAGCTGGCCGAAGTCGCGCAGGAGGCCCGCAAGCGGGCGGCCGAGGCCGAGAAGAAGTACGCGAAGGAGCAGTCGGCCCTCAGTAAGTACGAGGTCCGCAAGTCCCTGGAGCCGGCCTACACCCAGCTCGCGCTGAACGGTGAGTCCGGGCCGCTCGCCGACGACCGGGTGCGCCGGGCGATCGCCCGCGCACTGAACCGCAAGGAGCTGGCCGAGGCCGTGCTCACCCCGCTCGGTCTGCCCGCAGAGCCGCCCGGCAGTCACCTGGCGCTGGCGGGCCAGGCCGCCTACACGGACAACAGCGCCGCCCTCGGGGAGCAGGACACCCAGGAGGCGCAGGCGCTGCTCGCCGACGCCGGCTGGACGCCCGACGGATTGCTCGAGGGGCCGGCCAAGGCCGGCGGCGAGGCCGGGGCCAAGGGCGAGGACGAGAAGGCGGGCGACAGGAAGAGTGAGAAGGAGGACGAGAAGAAGGGTGACGGGGGCAGGGCCTCCGCCGAGCCGTCACCGGCGTCCTCCGCGAAGCTGAAGCCCGCCGAGGCGGCGTCGGAGAAGAAGCCGGAGAAGGAAAGGGACGTCGCCTCGAACGAGGGCCTCTACATCGTCGGCGACGACAAGCCCGCCGGACGCGACCCCCGCGCCGGCTCCCGCGCCACGCACATCCTCGCCCCGGCACCCGGCGCGGCCCTCCAGAGCCTCGCCCTGCGCCGCCAGGCCGCCTCGCTCCGCGACGACGCGGCGAACGCGGCAGCATCCGCCGACAAGGACGGCGGAGCGGACAAGACCGGCAAGAACGCCCAGGAGAAGCGCGGTGTGGCCGGCGCCTACGCCCCGCTCGGCACCGCGGCACCCGGCCAGGCCGCAGCGGGCGGTGCGCTCGGCAAGGACGGAAAGCCGCTCAGCCTCCGCTTCGTGCTGCCGTCCGGGCCCGGCTCCGAGGTCCTGCGCACCGTCGGCGACAAGATCGCTCAGATGCTCGACCGGATCGGGGTGCGGACGGAGATCGTCAAGGTCGACGACGCCAGCTTCTTCAAGGACCACATCGCCTCCGGCGACTACGACCTGGCCCTCTACTCCTGGCCGTCCAGCCCCTACCCGGCGACCGACGCCAGGCCGATCTACGCCAAGCCGAAGCCGGCCTCCGACGGCTCGCTCCTGGTCGAGCAGAACTACACACGGGTGGGTACCGACTACATCGACCAGCTCTTCACCCAGGCCGCCGGGGAGCTGGACAAGGACGCCGCCCGCGATCTGATGCGCAGGGCCGACGCCAGGATCTGGGCCGCGGCGGGTTCCATCCCGCTCTACCAGCGCCCCGAGCTGGTCGCGGCACGCAAGAACGTGGTCAATGCGGGAGCGTTCGGGTTCGCCGACCCGCGGTACCAGGACATCGGGTTCAAAAAGCCCGGCGCCGCTGCCAAGAAGTAGAAAACAGCAGGTCACAACCTCAGAACTGGCTCAAGTTCCTTGCCCGCCGGTCATGCCGGCGGGCAAGCTCATGCCGACCCTCGACCCGGGCTCACCCCTGTGTGTCCGCCCGCCCCGCCGTACCGGCACCGCCCCTGCCGCGGCGTGATCCCCGCCTCGTTCGCCCCGGACCCGATCGTTCCGGGGAGCCCGTGTCCCGGCGGCCCCGTACCATAGGAACAGCCGTGGCGTGTCCGCCCGGCGGGCGGACGGGTAAATCCCATCCAACGCCTGATCCCACGATCGAGAGAAGCGCCTGCACGCATGCCCACGCGCCACGACATCCGTAACGTAGCCATCGTCGCCCACGTCGACCACGGCAAGACCACCCTGGTCGACGCCATGCTCAAGCAGGCCGGTGCCTTCGCCGCGCACGCCGCCGAGCAGCTCGACGACCGCATGATGGACTCGAACGACCTGGAGCGTGAGAAGGGCATCACGATCCTGGCGAAGAACACCGCCGTGAAGTACCACCCCAAGGACGGCGGGGTCCCGATCACCATCAACATCATCGACACCCCCGGTCACGCCGACTTCGGTGGCGAGGTCGAGCGTGGTCTGTCGATGGTCGACGCGGTCGTCCTCCTCGTCGACGCCTCCGAGGGGCCGCTCCCGCAGACGCGTTTCGTGCTGCGCAAGGCTCTCGCCGCGAAGATGCCGGTGATCCTGTGCATCAACAAGACGGACCGCCCCGACTCCCGGATCGCCGAGGTCGTCGACGAGACGTACGACCTGTTCCTGGACCTGGACGCCACCGAGGAGCAGATCGAGTTCCCGATCGTCTACGCGTGCGCCCGTGACGGTGTCGCGTCGCTGACCAAGCCCGAGGACGGCACCGTCCCGACCGACAGCGACAGCCTGGAGCCGTTCTTCTCCACGCTGCTCGACACCGTCCCGGCCCCCGAGTACGACGAGTCCGCCCCGCTGCAGGCTCACGTCACCAACCTCGACGCCGACAACTTCCTCGGCCGTATCGCGCTGCTCCGCGTCGAGCAGGGTGAGCTGCGCAAGGGTCAGACCGTCGCCTGGATCAAGCGCGACGGCACGATCTCGAACGTCCGCATCTCCGAGCTGATGATGACCGAGGCGCTCACCCGCAAGCCGGCGGAGGTGGCCGGCCCCGGTGACATCTGCGCCGTCGCCGGTATCCCGGACATCATGATCGGCGAGACCCTGGCCGACCCGGAGAACCCGATCGCCCTGCCGCTGATCACGGTCGACGAGCCCGCGATCTCGATGACCGTCGGCACCAACACGTCGCCGCTGGTCGGCCGTGGCGGCACCGGCAAGGGCGCCGACGCGAAGGCGGCGGTCAAGGACCGCAAGGTCACGGCCCGCCAGGTGAAGGACCGTCTCGACCGCGAGCTGATCGGTAACGTCTCGCTGCGCGTGCTGGACACCGAGCGCCCCGACGCCTGGGAGGTGCAGGGCCGCGGCGAGCTGGCGCTGGCGATCCTGGTCGAGCAGATGCGCCGCGAGGGCTTCGAGCTGACCATCGGCAAGCCGCAGGTCGTCACCAAGGAGGTCGACGGCAAGGTCCACGAGCCGGTCGAGCGCATGACGATCGACGTGCCCGAGGAGCACATGGGCGCTGTGACGCAGCTCATGGGCGTCCGCAAGGGCCGCATGGACAACATGTCGAACCACGGCTCCGGCTGGGTCCGGATGGAGTTCATCGTCCCGTCCCGCGGTCTGATCGGCTTCCGTACGGAGTTCCTGACGAACACCCGCGGCACCGGTATCGCGCACTCCATCCACGAGGGTCACGAGCCCTGGTTCGGCCCCCTGCAGACCCGGAACAACGGCTCGCTCGTCGCCGACCGCTCCGGCGCCGTCACCGCGTTCGCGATGACGAACCTTCAGGAGCGCGGCGTGCTGTTCACCGAGCCCGGCACCGAGGTGTACGAGGGCATGATCGTCGGCGAGAACTCGCGCTCCGACGACATGGACGTGAACATCACCAAGGAGAAGAAGCTCACCAACATGCGGTCGTCCTCGGCCGATTCGTTCGAGGCGATCGTCCCGCCGCGCAAGCTCTCGCTGGAGCAGTCGCTGGAGTTCTGCCGCGACGACGAGTGCGTCGAGGTGACCCCGGAGGCCGTCCGCATCCGCAAGGTCGTCCTGGACCAGAAGGAGCGCGGTCGCGCCGCCTCGCGTGCCAAGCACGGCTGACGGATCGCCAAAGCTCTGGCAAAACAGCTGAACACACGGCCCGGCCCTCCGCAGAGACTGTGGAGGGCCGGGCCGTTCGTCAACTTCTTTTCATGGTCCGAGTGTCCGTATATCGGCCGTCGCACTCCGGAACATGTGTTAAGGGTCCGTTTCGCGGGTGTCTGTCTGGGATCGCTTTGTCCGGATTTCGGGCTGGAGTGCCCCTCTGATGTTGTCAAAACGAGACCCTTTAGGTGTGGTTTACAAGCCTGTCCTACTTAATAGTTGGCTCCATTGAGCTCGGGTCAATGGGTCATGCGCTGTGGGGAGCGCCGACTCACGAGCACACTCGGGGCACTTGACGAACGCTGTCAGGGGTGTCAGCGCGCGTAGAAATGTGCCCCTCTTGTAGTGACAAGTGGACTCATGAGGAGGAACCCATGCGTGGTGCCAAGAGCGCCAAGTGGGTCGCGGGAGCGATCGTTGTCGCCCTGGCGGCCACTGCCTGTGGCGGCGGCAGCGGTGATGAGGGCAAGAAGAACACGTCGGGCAAGCCGGCCGGCTACGTCTCGATCGACGTCGGCGAGCCGCAGAAGCCGCTGATCCCGGCCGACACGAACGAGAGCAACGGCTCCTACGTCATCCAGGCGCTCTTCACGCAGCTGCTGGACTTCGACAACAAGGGCGAGATCGTCTACACCAACGCGGAGTCGGTGACGACGGAGGACTCGAAGACCTGGACCGTCAAGCTCAAGGCGGGCTGGAAGTTCCACAACGGCGAGGCCGTCACCGCGCAGTCGTACGTCGACGCGTGGAACTGGTACGCGAACGTCAAGAACAACCAGCAGAACGCGTTCTGGTTCGGTGACATCGCCGGCTACGACGACGTGCACCCGGAGAAGGGTGACCCGAAGGCCGACAAGATGTCCGGTCTGAAGGTCGTGGACGACACCACCTTCACGATCGAGCTGAAGGACAAGGTCCCGTACTTCAACTACAAGCTCGGCTACGCGACGTTCGCGCCGCTGCCGAAGGTCTTCTACGACGACCCGAAGGCGTTCGGCCAGAAGCCGGTCGGCAACGGTCCGTACAAGTTCGAGAAGTGGACCCACAAGAAGCTGATCCAGGTCGCGGCCAACCCTGACTACAAGGGTCCGAACAAGGCTGCGAACAAGGGCATCCAGTTCAAGAACTACGCGACCCTCGAGGCCGCGTACCAGGACGTCGTCTCCGGCAACCTGGACATCATCCGCCAGGTCGGCCCGACGGACCTGCCGAAGTACAAGCAGGACCTGGGCGACGGCGCCATCGAGCAGCCGTACGCGGCCATCCAGTCGCTGGTCCCGGCGTTCTACAGCAAGACCTTCAAGGACATCGACCCGAAGGTCATCCAGGGTCTGTCGATGGCGATCGACCGCAACACGATCACCAAGACCGTCCTGAACAACACGCGTACCCCCGCGACGAGCTTCACGCCGCCGCAGGTCAAGGGCAACCAGGACCTGGGCACGGACATCTTCACGTACAACCCGGAGAAGGCGAAGAAGCTCATCCAGGAGGGTGGCGGCGTCCCGGACAACAAGCTGTTCATCCAGTACAACACCGACGGCGGCCACAAGGAGTGGGTGACCGCGGTCTGCGAGTCCATCCGCAAGGCGACCGGTGTCGACTGCGTCGGCGACGCCAAGCCGGACTTCCCCACGGACCTCGAGGCCCGTGACAACGACCAGGTGAAGTCGATGTACCGCGGTGGCTGGGTGGCCGACTACCCGGTCAACGTCAACTTCATCAAGGAGCTCTACCACACCAACGCCGAGTCCAACAACGGTCGTTTCTCCAACAAGGAGATCGACAAGATGATGGCGGAGGCGGACAAGGCGAACTCCCTGGAAGAGGCCGTGAAGGGCTACCAGGAGGTCGAGAAGAAGCTGCTCGAGGAGATGCCGGCCATCCCGCTGTGGTACTACCGCATCAACGGTGGCCACGGTGAG
This genomic interval carries:
- a CDS encoding ABC transporter family substrate-binding protein, with protein sequence MSQVEAPRGRTCSRRLRPVALLASGVLVLPVLAGCSSGEEQSRGKPPAQDISPADRDLVEDGGTLRWAVDAMPATLNTFQADANATTSRIAGAVLPALFVLDENGQPQRNPDYLESAETVEREPKQVVLYKLNQQAVWSDGREIGAPDFLAQWRALSGKDSSYWTARNAGYDRIQKIERGASDLEVKVTFTKPYADWRSLFTPLYPKDVTGTPDSFNDGARTELKATAGPFRISGIDREAATTTLVRNPRWWGDRPKLDKLVLTAVPRDKRVTALAAEQIDLADIDPSAAERISYAVKDAGRGGRPLAYGPAATAPSAALKSWALAHGSDEELAEVAQEARKRAAEAEKKYAKEQSALSKYEVRKSLEPAYTQLALNGESGPLADDRVRRAIARALNRKELAEAVLTPLGLPAEPPGSHLALAGQAAYTDNSAALGEQDTQEAQALLADAGWTPDGLLEGPAKAGGEAGAKGEDEKAGDRKSEKEDEKKGDGGRASAEPSPASSAKLKPAEAASEKKPEKERDVASNEGLYIVGDDKPAGRDPRAGSRATHILAPAPGAALQSLALRRQAASLRDDAANAAASADKDGGADKTGKNAQEKRGVAGAYAPLGTAAPGQAAAGGALGKDGKPLSLRFVLPSGPGSEVLRTVGDKIAQMLDRIGVRTEIVKVDDASFFKDHIASGDYDLALYSWPSSPYPATDARPIYAKPKPASDGSLLVEQNYTRVGTDYIDQLFTQAAGELDKDAARDLMRRADARIWAAAGSIPLYQRPELVAARKNVVNAGAFGFADPRYQDIGFKKPGAAAKK
- the typA gene encoding translational GTPase TypA encodes the protein MPTRHDIRNVAIVAHVDHGKTTLVDAMLKQAGAFAAHAAEQLDDRMMDSNDLEREKGITILAKNTAVKYHPKDGGVPITINIIDTPGHADFGGEVERGLSMVDAVVLLVDASEGPLPQTRFVLRKALAAKMPVILCINKTDRPDSRIAEVVDETYDLFLDLDATEEQIEFPIVYACARDGVASLTKPEDGTVPTDSDSLEPFFSTLLDTVPAPEYDESAPLQAHVTNLDADNFLGRIALLRVEQGELRKGQTVAWIKRDGTISNVRISELMMTEALTRKPAEVAGPGDICAVAGIPDIMIGETLADPENPIALPLITVDEPAISMTVGTNTSPLVGRGGTGKGADAKAAVKDRKVTARQVKDRLDRELIGNVSLRVLDTERPDAWEVQGRGELALAILVEQMRREGFELTIGKPQVVTKEVDGKVHEPVERMTIDVPEEHMGAVTQLMGVRKGRMDNMSNHGSGWVRMEFIVPSRGLIGFRTEFLTNTRGTGIAHSIHEGHEPWFGPLQTRNNGSLVADRSGAVTAFAMTNLQERGVLFTEPGTEVYEGMIVGENSRSDDMDVNITKEKKLTNMRSSSADSFEAIVPPRKLSLEQSLEFCRDDECVEVTPEAVRIRKVVLDQKERGRAASRAKHG
- a CDS encoding peptide ABC transporter substrate-binding protein produces the protein MRGAKSAKWVAGAIVVALAATACGGGSGDEGKKNTSGKPAGYVSIDVGEPQKPLIPADTNESNGSYVIQALFTQLLDFDNKGEIVYTNAESVTTEDSKTWTVKLKAGWKFHNGEAVTAQSYVDAWNWYANVKNNQQNAFWFGDIAGYDDVHPEKGDPKADKMSGLKVVDDTTFTIELKDKVPYFNYKLGYATFAPLPKVFYDDPKAFGQKPVGNGPYKFEKWTHKKLIQVAANPDYKGPNKAANKGIQFKNYATLEAAYQDVVSGNLDIIRQVGPTDLPKYKQDLGDGAIEQPYAAIQSLVPAFYSKTFKDIDPKVIQGLSMAIDRNTITKTVLNNTRTPATSFTPPQVKGNQDLGTDIFTYNPEKAKKLIQEGGGVPDNKLFIQYNTDGGHKEWVTAVCESIRKATGVDCVGDAKPDFPTDLEARDNDQVKSMYRGGWVADYPVNVNFIKELYHTNAESNNGRFSNKEIDKMMAEADKANSLEEAVKGYQEVEKKLLEEMPAIPLWYYRINGGHGEGVDNVAVDFHGDLELTGVTVK